A window of Cotesia glomerata isolate CgM1 unplaced genomic scaffold, MPM_Cglom_v2.3 scaffold_123, whole genome shotgun sequence genomic DNA:
AACATCCACAACTGTACAGGGGGTTGACTCAGACGTATGACATGTAAAATAAGTTACGTGTACTGCCAGTATCGTGAGTGACAATCCAGTTCAGTCAGCTGCACTCGTCAAGTCAAGCGTCTTCTTGACATTCCCTCCTCTCACTCCGGTTACTTTGACGTTAGAGACGCTCCGTAACTTTTTGCCGATTAAACTCACTCACTAAACTATGCTACAAACAATAATTAACTCAAGTTCAAGTtgtgatcaataaaaataacagctaattgttaaataaaattattaaaacagaCGCCGACACGCCTTACGTTTATGACCCTCACCCTCTCGTCAGTTCACGTTCACGGGATCGGGATTCTTCTCATAATTTAACaggaagaaaataataataacagtatcaacagttaaaaaaaaacacttacaCATCAAGGTCTAGGGGATTCTTAGGACTCTTGGCCTAATTTTCATTCAGCTATAGTCTTTTACTTGCCGCTCATTTAAAACTGCCTCAGGATGCGTATAGGCAGGTTCGCCTAAATTCAACTAGACGTCACTATTAattctttttgaattttccgccttttattttttttttttttaagcccattttttttcgaaatttagtttattttttctgttctgttttgaaaaacaaaaattgtattcTGTTATTCTTACTTTCATcatatgatactgaagttaactGACATGTGATGATTTCTAGGaatttattcaacaaattattataaaaaaattttctgagaaATTCCATTTGTAGatgtgtcaaaaaattattgttatagattttttcttagatgtaatttatttgttgtaaaaatccaaaaaatgacagatgtctgctaacttcagtttCATTTCATCATTGATCCcactggaaaaaaattattaagtataaaTTGAGAATATTATccaagtattaaaaaaaatcgtcggtaaatattaattattttgacagCACTTCATTTAGTTAAGGAAAGTCAaacaagaaatatttaatatgaagACAGTTTAATAAGAAATGTGAAAGCATgctcgaaaatttttttagtacaaaAATATCTTGcaattaacttatttttatttttaattataaaaaattactaaattaaaggttaaaatttttgattttttttattaattaaaaattaaaactaaaaaactatttttaaaaaattccacgtataatttttaaaattttctacatgtgaaaatttttgttttaattttttaaaaattatttgtcaataaaataaattataaaaatttttaaatgtcggcttattaaattttcacaaatatttctaataataattttccaatacattaatctttttttttttaatactaataaaaaagaaatttaacacaaatatttaactaccagatgaataatttttattaataatttctctTATCCTGTCGATAAAATGTCATTCTTCTTTAtcaatcaatttctttttacgtatattttattatttttaagtttaactAATAATCtctaattattgattatgtaaaaactaaaataatcaacaaaccaatatattatttaacattgtCAATAGACAATGATAATAACCAAcaatcataaaatatataatatgcatatattattataaataaaatatataaaaaagtatattataGGTGGCACTCAGATTGGGCGCGGATGCGCACGCACTCTAAAAATCCGTTACATACACACTGAAGAATTACACCAGAGGGTTATACATGTATAACACACAAATATAGATTTGAAAGTGTGTTAGTGATCGTACAAGGTGATGTCGTCACAATCCCAGGTCACAGTGACGCCAGCATTGCCTAGTCTACTTGGAATTAAGTCTTTACGATTTAGAAATGGCGTAAATGGCGTTGGTACCTCGTTTTCAAGCCAAAGTTTAACGACTaactcatcatcatcatcaacatCCACCATACCCAACATTACTGGTTGCTGCCAATCGTTCTGAAAAGCAAAAGGAAATTTTCAAGTCAGTGCTGACAactctttattaattaattttattttccgcttctttttatttgcaaaatatcaatatgattaacttttattatttatttattattttcgtctgtttattaattattaaactctGATAATTTGGGTCCAAGATGTAACCACATTTTGGCTCCAACACTTGTCGTTTATTTGCATGTTTATACAATATTTACAATCGTTATTATTCTATGATTCACTTTTcgaatatttaaacaaataatgtGTGGTTTCTTACAGgtatttttgttctaatttatttcattttcttattttttcaaatcaaatgttgtaatttttagGTTAAGTTTCGCTGGATTTTAAATATGtttactaatttaaaattttttatttctctagGTGTAAAATGACAGAATCCGTCAAGGAAATGCTGTACTGTTTGATATGTAACATCAAATTTAGCACATCCACGAGGAATagcattaaaatatttgacaaaaattcACTATGTGATTCGCAAAAAACTCTTTTATCAGCACTAAATCTCGTATTGGAGACCGAAGTTAATGAAGACAATGTGCACTCAGATGTCATctgtaaaaaatgttataaattatttaatgaggtATGTATAATTcactatatataattttttatctgaaaagTTTGAGATTAAAGGTAAAATTtggacaaatttaaaaaatacatgacTTGTTAGTATGATTTTCCATCAATCAAGAACATAAGTgccattcatttttattttaagctttttatttattttatagatattttctGACGTAAGTcattaaattttcagtttattAGCTATCCAGTctaatacaacaattttttttttctctaatttttcataatattgtTAGTCTgtattaaagataaatttgattgaaaaaataattcgaacggcccagaccaggactcgaacctggatcttttggttactttttatttattattaattttttattatcttcaataattttcctGATTTTATTTGCAGTACGACGAATTAACCAATAGATTAGCCGAAATCAAGCacgatatttttgaaaactacCGAAAGACAGTCAAAAAGCTGACTGATATTGTTGAAGAGGAATATAATGATCACGATTATGTAGAGCAGGAAAACCACGTCTTAGAAGAATTTTCCCCACATGCTATTGATGAAGAGTCAAACAAAACCAAGGACCTTTTGCTGGCAAAAGAAGAGCATGTTGACATCGAATATCTACAAGAAGATGACTCGgagaatataattaatgaagaGTACATCGACGATCCAGGTCCTGCAAAAATTATATTGGTAAAAGCAGAAAAGACTAAAAATAAGGACGTTTCTAGAAGAGTTAGGAGTGCTCGAGACGAAAATGAACCTCTATTACATCGtgataaaaatactaataCCTACACATGTTTACTTTGCCCGGACGATGATCAAATTGCGGGAGATACTCGTGAGATAGTTGCGCATTTAAAAGCTTCTCATGATATCCGGCTTTACGTTTGCGATATGTGTGGTGCAGAGTTTAAAAAGCGGAATGAATTGTCTTCGCACATGGACGAGCATATCGCCAAAGAGGACGGAGACTTCCAGTGTGAGTACTGCAATagaattttctcaaatttaAGATTGTTTAGAATTCACAAGCGTGTTCATTATCCTCAAGCTAAATCGTGGACATGTGATCAATGTGGAAAGAAATACAGCTCTAAAAACTTGTTAGAAGAGCATCGTAACACTCACACTGGAAACAGGCCTTACGTTTgtcaaatttgtaaaaaagatTTTGCTTCTAAGTACACGTTCAAAGCTCATGAAAAAACTCACGAGGTTCGACCGCGGCCATTCGAATGCAAGGAGTGTAATAAGACCTTTTTGAGTCAGCAAAATCTTACTCAACATGAACGGACCCACTTGGGCATCAAAGAATTTGTCTGCCAACACTGCGGTAAAGCTTTTGGCTCCCAACACAACCTAGAAGTTCACAATATTGTGCACACTGGTCACAAACCCTACGTCTGCGACCAGTGTGGTAAAGCGTTTGCCAGGAAAGCCGAGATAAGAGACCACGAAAGAACACACACTGGAGAAAAACCTTATCAGTGTGAGTTTTGCGGTGCAACTTTTAGTCAACGCTCCAACTTGCAGTCCCACAAACGCGCCACTCACTATAATGATAAGCGTTACAAGTGCGATGATTGTGGAAAAGGTTTCAAGCGAAGAAGACTACTGGACTATCACATTAAAGCTCAGCATACCGGTGAAAGACCGTTCAAGTGTGAAACTTGTTCAGCGACATTTGTTTACCCAGAACACTTTAAGAAACACATGCGCATCCATACCGGAGAGAAGCCATATCTTTGCGAAGTATGCGGAAAAGCTTTTAACAGTAGGGATAATCGTAACTCGCATCGTTTCATTCACAGCGATAAAAAACCTTACGAGTGTTTGGTTTGCGGAATGGGATTCATGAGAAAACCACTTCTGTATACTCATATGCAGAACTTGGGACATCTAAATGATACTATTGTCGTTAATCAACCGAGATTAACTACTACTGAAGAACGAGTTATAACTATTCCTGAAGGAACTCAGTTATTGATTGACGGCGAGCAAGAAGatgtaagaatttatttttattactattatctTTCTGTGacttcttattatttatttattactattactctTGTATTAATTGCAAAATTTGAATgttgtaatatttaaataacttaatcttgggaatttggacaataaatgaagttaaattataagaattgcAAAGTTTCACTGATTTATTTCAGTTTCATCAGGTGAATCTTATGGTTAGCATCCACACAGTTGATTGTAAACACACTTGACAGATAGACgttgttgaattttattttattttgttaattaattaatttgaatggTATTTGAGAGAAATCTAAACAagttgttaatattgtaatttagaaaaaatgtttgaaattatgaattatgattACTCTATTACATCTATTAACTTTGTAAAAACTAGATGAGGATGCTAACCATAATATTCGCCTAATGAAGCTGAAATAAATCAGCGAAACGTTgcaattcttataatttaacatCTTCATTTATTGTCCAAATTCCTAAgattaagttatttaaatattttaattatggacgagaacttaaatattatttgaatgttgtatttactattaatttacttatttttttactaatataaaaatatttttttaaagatggAAGATACTGAATTATATGTAACAGATTTGAAAGATCATGTTATTATTCAGgaagatgaaaatatttatcaacatgAAGATGGTCTTGACATTCCTTCAGATGAAAATATTGCTGCAGATCAAATTGAACATATTGTAGTTAATAATCAGGTATTTTAATGacttatttcataaaatttgtaCTTATTTAcattgatttaagaatttttatactaatattttaaactattttaatttctagatTGCATTTGCTGACAGCAGTATGATTGAATGTAAAACAGAAGATACTGAAGAAGATGCAGAGATGTATAGTTACACTGATGACGGCGAAACAATGGTTGTACCTGCTAGTGAATACAAAAACCTTATTGGCAACAGCAAAGGCCCGGTACGATTAGTGCAGATGAGAATTTTGAACCCCGGAAGTGATGGCAAAAGCTATGTCAGCCTTGTCCAGCAGgactcataatttttatgtacataaataatatttgattttaattattaattctagtaaactaaaatattaagactttttttttaataaatactataaataaattataatattttttttttacctaaaatatttttgtatttatttaattagataatatatttatatatcaaactgtaataaaaattagaaaactaTGTTTACTTGAATTTAGCATACTTTTTTCCGATACCAAAGAATGCGCGCGCGTTGGCGCATGCTCGTAAATAAGACGCTAAAAGACCGCGTAAATTTCTCGCGTTCTTCCAACCTCCAAGCATCACTATTCACAACACAAAGAACAAAAACTAAGCTCGAGCATTCTCATCTTTTGTCAAGGTAGAATTAAGCGTCAGCGGATAATATTTGTTGATATTTAttgtcaatttataaaatttacgtCAAAATGACGGAACAAAAGACTATTTTCGGAATGGGTATGTagtgataaattattacaataaacaagtagtatatttatttataaatttaacaagaAAATGTGGTTATTACAGATCCTAATGGACAACAAACGTTCGTGAGATTTTACAAAACTCTTCCTGAggtaatgttttttatttgtacAATTTACAGAATAATTGCAAGTCCAGAACTTTATTagcacaattttatttttattttttttgcatggaaattttttaaaaaaaaacgacctaaattaatgacaataaagttagccaacatttaaaaatttttagaattttttttattgaaaaaatcattacaaaaaaattaaaaaaaaattttatttgagaaaaatttgaaaaactataagtgcaataaaaaaaaaattttttttaattctcatttaataaattaaacaaaattaaaaattaaaaaatctcggctaactttattattatcctaAATTATCAAGtatgttatttataaaatcatacatttatttaattgttattttataaatgcgAAATTTGTAAGCAGCtgattttctaaatttttgttatatgTCTGCTACGTGaacattaatttcatttttatactataattaattaatttatttttaattacctaTAATACTAAACGTTCATTAAAACGAATCTAATGAACTGAAGAGTGTTACTTAGCCAGTTCTAACTTAATATATAAGAAAtagataatatatatatattaataaattaatgaaaacatTAACCGAAGGTATTAGATAGTTTGTCTTTAGCCTTCTCATAGGAGGTAGTGATTTTGTTACCTAATTTCTTCCAAAATCCAGGAGATGGTGTAGTTTCGGGTAGTGGAGTTGTTAATTCAGGTACTGTGTCAAGAGGTGCTGAACTACgagctgaaaatttttcagaagcAACTTCACGGATTTCCCAGGGTTCGTTGCCGTAGTACTGAGGTTCTAGAGTTGCCGAAGGATTGGGCTTGACACCAGAGTAGTCTCCCTGAATACCAGCTTCGTAGGGACCTTTACCACCATAAACTTGCAAAATTCTTGACTGTAAGGTAACTGAGTCAACTTGAGATAGCTGTTCTTGATTGTCATTTGTCAAGTCACCTGGATGATGAGACTGATGCCAAGAGTTACCTGATTCTTGAGCTAGCGACTGTTCCTCGAGACTCAAGACACCAGTAGATGGGATGTCACTTTGGTATTGAGCTGGTCGTACTCGAGGAGTATAAGCTCGGCCTCCTTTGACTGGTCTTACTGAAATTACAGGTTTCACTGAACTTACCGGAGCTTCTGAACCTACTAACTCTGGTTCAATATCGCCTCGTTGATTACCGATTCTTAGAGGTCGTGGAGTTGGCTTAGGTGCTGGTTTGAATTCTAGAGGATAATTTGTTGATGGGTTGAAGCCAGTTTGTTGACCAAACTCTGAATTCGATTgaccaaattctaagtttccAGTTTGTAATTGATTGTCGTATTGACCAAGTTTGTGATTTCCGGATTGATGCTGACTGAACTCACCAATTTTATGAGTTTGTTGCGATAAATCTTCAGTTTGTTggccaaattctaagttacCTGTGTGTAACTGATTATGATGTTGAGCAAACTCATGATTTTCTGAATGGTGTTGGCTGAAGTCATCAAGTTTGTGCGTCTGTTGAGATAAATCCTCTGTTTGTTGACCAAACTCTAAATTTCCAGTTTCTAATTTATGATGGCGACCAAATTCATGAGTACCGGATTGATGGTGGTTAAAATCGTCAAGTTTATGCGTCTGCTGAGACAAATCCTCTGTTTGATGaccaaattcaaaattatgcGTCTGTTGAGATAAATCTTCTGTTTGTTGACCAAACTCTAAGTTTCCAGTTTCTAATTTATGATGATGACGGTCAAATTCATGAATACTGAATTTGTGGTGGCTAAAATCATCAAGGTTATGTGTCTGCTGAGACAGATCCTCAGTTTTTTGACCAAATTCCAAATTTCCAGTCTCTAATTCATGATGATGCTGACCAAATTCATGGCTTCCTACTGGACGAAGGGGAAGATGAAAATCATCGAATTTATGAGATTGTTGTGACAAATCTTCTGTTTGTTGCCCAAACTCTAAGTTTCCCGTTCCTAACTTATGATGACGACGATCAAACTCATGACTACTCGATTCATGGTGGCTCAAATCATCTAATTTATGTGTCTGCTGAGACAAATCCTCTGTTTGCTGACCAAAATCAAAGTTATGCGTCTGTTGAGATAAATCCTCTGTTTGTTGACCAAAT
This region includes:
- the LOC123273702 gene encoding zinc finger protein 502-like gives rise to the protein MTESVKEMLYCLICNIKFSTSTRNSIKIFDKNSLCDSQKTLLSALNLVLETEVNEDNVHSDVICKKCYKLFNEYDELTNRLAEIKHDIFENYRKTVKKLTDIVEEEYNDHDYVEQENHVLEEFSPHAIDEESNKTKDLLLAKEEHVDIEYLQEDDSENIINEEYIDDPGPAKIILVKAEKTKNKDVSRRVRSARDENEPLLHRDKNTNTYTCLLCPDDDQIAGDTREIVAHLKASHDIRLYVCDMCGAEFKKRNELSSHMDEHIAKEDGDFQCEYCNRIFSNLRLFRIHKRVHYPQAKSWTCDQCGKKYSSKNLLEEHRNTHTGNRPYVCQICKKDFASKYTFKAHEKTHEVRPRPFECKECNKTFLSQQNLTQHERTHLGIKEFVCQHCGKAFGSQHNLEVHNIVHTGHKPYVCDQCGKAFARKAEIRDHERTHTGEKPYQCEFCGATFSQRSNLQSHKRATHYNDKRYKCDDCGKGFKRRRLLDYHIKAQHTGERPFKCETCSATFVYPEHFKKHMRIHTGEKPYLCEVCGKAFNSRDNRNSHRFIHSDKKPYECLVCGMGFMRKPLLYTHMQNLGHLNDTIVVNQPRLTTTEERVITIPEGTQLLIDGEQEDMEDTELYVTDLKDHVIIQEDENIYQHEDGLDIPSDENIAADQIEHIVVNNQIAFADSSMIECKTEDTEEDAEMYSYTDDGETMVVPASEYKNLIGNSKGPVRLVQMRILNPGSDGKSYVSLVQQDS